TGATCAGGACGGTGACGGCGGTGAGCAGCAACAGCAGCACCCAGATGATGGTCAGGGTCCGGTAGCTGACGGGATGATGGTGGTCGGAAGCGTGTGCGTTCATGGCCGTTTCCTAGAGCATGAGATAGTAGAGCGGAAAGATGAAAATCCAGATCAGATCCACCAGGTGCCAATACAGGGCGCCGTTTTCCAGCAGCACGTAGTCGCTGCCGGTGACCTCACCCTTTTTGACCTGCAGGGCCACCCAGGCCAGCAGGGCGGCGCCGATCAGCACGTGCAGGCCGTGGATGCCGGTGCTCATGTAGTAGAGGCTGAAGAAGACCGATTCACCCGGCGGTCCCTGCGTCAGTTTGGCCGATCCGGGGTAGATGCCGTGATGGATCTTGGCACTCCACTCGAAGTACTTGATCACCATGAAACCGGCGGCGCAGAGGATGGTGCCGCCCAGCAGCCGCAGGGTCAGGGGGCGGTTGTCCTGTTGGATGGCCGTCACCGCCATGGCGGCGAACAGGCTGCTGGTCAGCAGGATCAGGGTGTTGATGCAGCCCAGCACCACGTTGAGCTGGTGGCCGCCGGTTGAAAACTCCTGGGGATAGCGGGCCAGGTAGACGGCGTAGAGGACGAACAGTCCGCCGAATAGCAGCAGTTCCGTGAACAAAAACAACCACATGCCGAGTTTCGCGCCGGCATAGTCCTTATGCACTGGATGGTTCATGGTGAGGTCCCGTTGGTGTCGCCTGCAATACGGTGCTGCAGTGCCTTGAAGTCATAGGGGCCATGGGTTACCACCGGTTCGCCGGTGAAGTTCAGGGTCGGCGGCGGGGTGGGGGTGGTCCATTCCAGGGTGGCGCCGCCCCAGGGGTTGCCGGTGAACGGCGCGCCCCGGAAAAGCCCTTGGAAGAGGTTCACCAGCATGATGACCAGGCCCAGTGCCAGAATCCAGCTGCCCACGGTGGCCACCAGGTTCAGGTTGGCGAACTCCGGCAGATAGTCGTAGTAGCGCCGCGGCATCCCCTGCATCCCCAGCACCTTCATGGAAAAATAGAGCAGGTTGAAACCGACGAACAGGAATCCCCAGGCGATCACCGCCGGACGGACGGCGTAGGTGCGGCCGTAAAACTTGGGCAGCCAGTAGTGCATGGCGGCGAAGAAGGCGAAACCGGTGCCGCCGAACATGACGTAGTGGAAGTGTCCCACCACGAAGTGGGTGTCGTGCACATGCACGTCGGTGGCGGCGGCACCGAGGATCAGGCCGGTGAGGCCGCCGATGGAGAAGAGCAGGATGAAGGTGAGCGCGAACAACATCGGCGGATCAAGGGAAATGGAACCTTTGTAGAGGGTGGAAACCCAGTTGAATACCTTGATGGCCGAGGGAATGGCCACGATGAAGGTCAGGAAGGAGAAGACCAGCACGGCGGTGTCGCTCATGCCGCTGGTGAACATATGGTGCCCCCAGACCAGCGATCCGGCGGCGGCAATGGCCAGGCTGGAGAAGGCGATCATCTTGTAGCCGAAGATCGGCTTGCGGGAAAAGACCGGAATGATCTCCGAGATCACCCCCATGGCCGGCAGGATCATGATGTAGACCGCGGGATGGGAGTAGATCCAGAAGAGGTGCTGGAACATGATCGGATCCCCCCCCCGGGCGGCGTCGAAGAGGCCGGTGCCCAGCATCCGCTCCGCGATCACCAGCACCAGGGTGATCCCCAGCACCGGGGTGGCCAGAATCTGCACCCAGGCGGTGGCGTACAGGGACCAGGTGAACAGGGGGATGCGGCTCCAGGTCATCCCTTCTGCCCGCAGGCGATGGATGGTGGTGACGAAGTTGATGCCGGTGAGGATGGAGGAGAAGCCCAGGATGAAGACGCCGAACAGGGCCAGGGAAACGTTGGTGCCGGTACGGGCGCTGAAGGGAACGTAGAAGGTCCAGCCGGTGTCCGGTGCCCCGCCGCCGGTAAAGAGGGAGAGCAGCACCAGGACGGTGCCGATGACGTAGAGCCACCAGGAGAAGAGGTTCAGGCGGGGGAAGGAGACGTCCGCCGCGCCGATCTGGATCGGCATGACCATGTTGCCGAAGGCGCCGGGAATGCCGGGAATGATGAAGAGGAAGATCATCACCACGCCATGTACCGTGAAGACGGCATTGTAGGTCTGGGCCGACATGATATCCCGGCCGGGAGCCATCAGTTCCAGCCGCAGCGCAAGCCCCAGCAGAACCCCCACCAGGAAGAAGGCCAGCACGGAATAGAAATACAGAAGACCGATCCGCTTGTGGTCGGTGGAGAATATCCAGGAACCGATGCCGGTTGCGCCGGTATCGGTCCAGAACCCCCGCTCGGTCGTCATCTGGGCCTGTTCCGTCATGCTCATGGTTCCTCCGGAGTGCGACTGCGGCGCCGTGTGCCGGTCAGCAGCAGAAACAGCAGAAAGCCGCCGGCGGAGAGGATCACCACCGTGGCGCTCACCTTAAGTATGTTGAAGACGTAGGTTTTACCCTGCGGATCGAAGGTGAAGCAGAAATCGACCACCTTGCGGATGGTGGTGCCCACCTTTCCCTCCCGGGCCTCCAGCAGGGCCAGGCTGATATCCTTGCTCAGAAAGGAGGTGCCGTAGAGGTAGCGGACAATGGTGCCGTCACCGCTGACGATCAGGCTGGCCACCGGATGCACGAAGTCCCGCCCCTGCTGCTTGAAGCGGTAGCCGATGGAGGTGGTGAAGCGGCGGATATCCTCCGGCTCGCCGGTCAGAAACCGCCAGCCGTTCTCCGGGAACGGCGCGTTGATGGCGGTCAGGTACATCTTCCGCGTCCGGGTCGCCTGTTCCGGTGTTTCGGAGGGATCGAAGCTGATGGAGATGACGCGGTAGTCGCTGCCGGCCGCGGCCTTGAGTGCCGGCAGCACCCGGGCCAGCCCCCCCTGCAGGTAGTTGCAGACGTTGGTGCAGGTGTAGTAGACCGGCAGGATGATGGTGGGGCCGGAGATCAGGTCTCCCAGCCGCACCACGGTACCGTTTTCGTCGCGGAAACGGGCATCCAGGTCAAGCTTTGACCCCAGACGCTCATCGAGCCCCACGTCCGCGCTCGGTTGCGGGGGCGGGGCGGCATGGTGCCGGTGATCGGGGGACGGCTCCGTCTCCTTTCCGGCGGCACCTGCCGGCAGAGCCGTCAGCAGCAGCACCGTCGCCAGGGCGCAGAGCAGGCGCAGGTGGTTCAAGATGGACAGGCGGCACCTAGCGGTCATGGTAGGTCCTGCCCAGCAGGTGGAAGAGCAGGGCGGCAGCCAGGGCTGCCGCAACGGCCACGGCACCGGCGACTTTCCGCTGCTGCCGGGTCGTATCCATCTCCGTCACCGCTGCTTCCAGCTTTTTCAATTCGGTGGTGATCTGTGC
The window above is part of the Trichlorobacter ammonificans genome. Proteins encoded here:
- a CDS encoding cytochrome c oxidase subunit 3 family protein; translation: MNHPVHKDYAGAKLGMWLFLFTELLLFGGLFVLYAVYLARYPQEFSTGGHQLNVVLGCINTLILLTSSLFAAMAVTAIQQDNRPLTLRLLGGTILCAAGFMVIKYFEWSAKIHHGIYPGSAKLTQGPPGESVFFSLYYMSTGIHGLHVLIGAALLAWVALQVKKGEVTGSDYVLLENGALYWHLVDLIWIFIFPLYYLML
- the ctaD gene encoding cytochrome c oxidase subunit I; its protein translation is MTEQAQMTTERGFWTDTGATGIGSWIFSTDHKRIGLLYFYSVLAFFLVGVLLGLALRLELMAPGRDIMSAQTYNAVFTVHGVVMIFLFIIPGIPGAFGNMVMPIQIGAADVSFPRLNLFSWWLYVIGTVLVLLSLFTGGGAPDTGWTFYVPFSARTGTNVSLALFGVFILGFSSILTGINFVTTIHRLRAEGMTWSRIPLFTWSLYATAWVQILATPVLGITLVLVIAERMLGTGLFDAARGGDPIMFQHLFWIYSHPAVYIMILPAMGVISEIIPVFSRKPIFGYKMIAFSSLAIAAAGSLVWGHHMFTSGMSDTAVLVFSFLTFIVAIPSAIKVFNWVSTLYKGSISLDPPMLFALTFILLFSIGGLTGLILGAAATDVHVHDTHFVVGHFHYVMFGGTGFAFFAAMHYWLPKFYGRTYAVRPAVIAWGFLFVGFNLLYFSMKVLGMQGMPRRYYDYLPEFANLNLVATVGSWILALGLVIMLVNLFQGLFRGAPFTGNPWGGATLEWTTPTPPPTLNFTGEPVVTHGPYDFKALQHRIAGDTNGTSP
- a CDS encoding SCO family protein, with amino-acid sequence MTARCRLSILNHLRLLCALATVLLLTALPAGAAGKETEPSPDHRHHAAPPPQPSADVGLDERLGSKLDLDARFRDENGTVVRLGDLISGPTIILPVYYTCTNVCNYLQGGLARVLPALKAAAGSDYRVISISFDPSETPEQATRTRKMYLTAINAPFPENGWRFLTGEPEDIRRFTTSIGYRFKQQGRDFVHPVASLIVSGDGTIVRYLYGTSFLSKDISLALLEAREGKVGTTIRKVVDFCFTFDPQGKTYVFNILKVSATVVILSAGGFLLFLLLTGTRRRSRTPEEP